One Myripristis murdjan chromosome 17, fMyrMur1.1, whole genome shotgun sequence DNA segment encodes these proteins:
- the LOC115375914 gene encoding tripartite motif-containing protein 16-like, producing the protein MAQGGFQLDSAKFCCSICLDLLKDPVTIPCGHSYCMSCIKDCWDGEEQKKIYSCPQCRQTFTPRPVLVKNTMFAELVEEMKKMGLQAAPPDLCYAGPGDVACDFCSGRKLKALKSCLVCLVSYCEHHLQPHYQSPAFEKHKLVNPFKQLQENICSNHNEVMKIFCRTDQQCICSLCSMDEHKGHHTVSAAAERKERQKELGVSRQKIQQRIQDTEKDVKELQQEVEEINRSADKAVEDSEEIFTQLISLMEKRRSDVKQQIRSQQKEEVSRAEEVQEKLKQEIAELRRKDAELEQLSHTEDHIHFLHNYPSLSCLSESTDSPSTNIRPLSFFEDVTAAVSELREKLQDLLSEEWSKISLTVTGVDVLLPQPEPKTRDEFLQNSCHITLDPNTANTWLSLSKENRKATRKATEQSYPSHPGRFTEWLQVLSRESLTGRCYWEVKWKGRVSIAVSYMDISRTGTGDACGFGFNDKSWTLFCYNMNCHFRHNKIKTKIPLPVSSRVGVYLDHRAGILSFYSVSETMTLLHRVQTTFTQPLHAGLRLKSWDATAQLCELT; encoded by the coding sequence atggcgCAGGGAGGATTTCAGTTGGACTcggcaaagttttgctgttccatctgtctggatctgctgaaggatcctgtgactattccctgtggacacagctactgcatgagctgtattaaagactgctgggatggagaggaacaaaagaaaatctacagctgcccacagtgcagacaaaccttcacaccaaggcctgtcctggtgaaaaacaccatgtttgCAGAGTtagtggaggaaatgaagaagatgggacttcaagctgctcctcctgatctctgctacgctggacctggagatgtggcctgtgatttctgttctgggaggaaactgaaagccctcaagtcctgtctggtgtgtctggtctcttactgtgagcaccacctccagcctcactatcAATCCCCTGCCTTTGAAAAACACAAGCTGGTAAACCCATTCAAgcagcttcaggagaacatctgctctaatcataatgaggtgatgaagattttctgccgtactgatcagcagtgtatctgttctCTTTGCTCAatggatgaacataaaggccaccacacagtctcagctgcagcagaaaggaaagagaggcagaaagagcttGGGGtgagtcggcaaaaaatccagcagagaatccaggacacagagaaagacgtgaaggaGCTTcaacaggaggtggaggagatcaatcgctctgctgataaagcagtggaggacagtgaggagatcttcACTCAGCTGATCAGTTTGATggagaaaagaaggtctgatgtgaagcagcagatcagatcccagcagaaagaggaagtgagtcgggctgaagaagttcaggagaagctgaagcaggagatcgctgagctgaggaggaaagacgctgagctggagcagctctcacacacagaggatcacatccattttctacataattacccctcgctctcatgtctcagtgaatctacagACTCACCCAGCAccaacatccgtcctctgagcttctttgaggatgtgactgcagctgtgtcggagctgagagagaaactacaggaccttcttagtgaggaatggtccaagatctcactgacagtgactggagtggatgttttactgccacaaccagagcccaagaccagagaTGAATTCTTACAAaattcatgtcacatcacactggatccaaacacagcaaacacatggCTGTCATTATCTAAGgagaacagaaaagcaacacgaAAGGCAACAGAAcagtcatatcccagtcacccaGGCAGATTTACTGAATGGTTGCAAGTCCTGagtagagagagtctgactggacgttgttactgggaggtgaagTGGAAGGGTAGAGTTTCAATAGCAGTCTCATATATggatatcagcagaacagggaCCGGGGATGCATGTGGATTTGGATTCAATGACAAATCTTGGACATTATTTTGTTACAACATGAACTGTCacttcagacacaacaaaatcaaaactaaaatcccgctccctgtgtcctccagagtgggagtgtacctggatcacagagcaggtattctgtccttctacagcgtctctgaaaccatgactctcctccacagagtccagaccacattcactcagcctctccatgctggacttCGGCTTAAAAGTTGGGATGCCACTGCTCAGCTGTGTGAACTCACGTAG